In Halorubrum sp. PV6, a single window of DNA contains:
- a CDS encoding sodium:calcium antiporter, producing the protein MGGGLVSTATALHAAVIVVATGAIWIGSSWLEESAETLSGYYGLPAVVQGSVVVAVGSSFPEFASVVVTAATGVFDMGVGALVGSAIFNVLVIPGLSGLSSERPLEASREIVYKEAQFYMIAVSALVVTFSLAVIYYPVSSTPIVGELTRPVAAIPLGLYGLYLFIQYQDVGDAAIDRIRDGIDVRREWGKLAGGLLVIGVAVERLVGSVESLGATFGVPEFLAGITVVAAATSLPDTLVSVRTAREGRGGTSLGNVLGSNTFDLLVAIPVGVLIVGNVEVNFSTAVPMFGVLTAATVVLFAALRTDLTLTSRESGVLLISYLLFVAWVVAETVGVTSSLRGI; encoded by the coding sequence ATGGGTGGCGGGCTCGTCTCGACGGCCACGGCGCTCCACGCGGCCGTGATCGTCGTCGCGACCGGCGCGATCTGGATCGGGAGCAGTTGGCTCGAAGAGTCCGCAGAGACGCTCTCGGGGTACTACGGGCTCCCGGCCGTCGTTCAGGGGTCGGTCGTCGTCGCCGTCGGGTCGAGTTTTCCGGAGTTCGCGAGCGTCGTCGTCACGGCCGCCACCGGCGTCTTCGATATGGGTGTCGGCGCGCTCGTCGGCTCCGCGATCTTCAACGTGCTCGTGATCCCCGGCCTGTCCGGGCTCAGTTCGGAGCGCCCGTTAGAGGCCAGCCGCGAGATCGTCTACAAGGAAGCACAGTTCTACATGATCGCGGTGTCGGCGCTGGTCGTCACCTTCTCGCTCGCGGTCATCTACTATCCGGTCTCCTCGACCCCGATCGTGGGTGAGTTGACCCGGCCCGTCGCCGCCATCCCGCTGGGCCTGTACGGGCTCTACCTGTTCATTCAGTACCAAGACGTCGGCGACGCCGCCATAGACCGGATCCGCGACGGGATCGACGTTCGCCGCGAGTGGGGGAAACTCGCCGGGGGCCTGCTCGTTATCGGCGTCGCCGTCGAGCGGCTGGTCGGGTCGGTCGAGTCGCTCGGGGCGACGTTCGGCGTCCCGGAGTTCCTCGCCGGTATCACCGTGGTTGCGGCGGCGACGAGCCTCCCGGACACGCTCGTGAGCGTGCGCACGGCCCGCGAAGGGCGGGGCGGGACGAGCCTCGGGAACGTCCTCGGGTCGAACACGTTCGACCTGCTGGTCGCGATCCCGGTCGGGGTGTTGATCGTCGGAAACGTCGAGGTGAACTTCTCGACTGCCGTCCCCATGTTCGGCGTCCTCACCGCCGCGACCGTGGTGTTGTTCGCGGCGCTCCGGACGGACCTCACGCTCACGAGCCGAGAGTCAGGGGTCCTGTTGATCTCGTATCTCCTGTTCGTCGCGTGGGTCGTCGCGGAGACGGTCGGCGTGACGTCGTCTCTCCGGGGTATTTAA
- a CDS encoding PLDc N-terminal domain-containing protein — protein sequence MSPFLLQGGAGALFLVIGLLILIVQLGIIVWIYSDAQHRSDQPAFLWALVAFFAPLLGLVLYVLLGRNQY from the coding sequence ATGTCCCCGTTCCTGCTACAGGGAGGTGCCGGCGCGCTCTTCTTGGTAATCGGCCTCCTCATACTGATCGTACAGCTCGGTATCATCGTCTGGATCTACTCCGACGCCCAACACCGGAGCGACCAACCGGCGTTCCTGTGGGCGCTCGTCGCGTTCTTCGCGCCGCTTCTCGGCCTCGTCTTGTACGTGCTTCTCGGCCGCAACCAATACTGA
- a CDS encoding winged helix-turn-helix domain-containing protein — protein MEAALWYVLTGTRGGANRVRLLRALDERPRNANQLAEDLELDYKTVRHHLDVLMDNDVVERSGDEYGAVYLPTDRARHHWDTIETIMEQTDDD, from the coding sequence ATGGAAGCGGCACTCTGGTACGTGTTAACCGGCACGCGAGGCGGAGCGAATCGCGTCCGGTTGCTGCGAGCGCTCGACGAGCGCCCGCGGAACGCGAACCAACTTGCCGAGGACCTCGAACTGGATTACAAAACGGTCCGTCATCACCTCGACGTGCTGATGGACAACGACGTGGTAGAGCGCAGCGGGGACGAGTACGGCGCCGTCTACCTCCCGACCGACCGAGCGCGCCACCACTGGGACACAATCGAGACGATCATGGAGCAAACAGATGACGACTGA
- a CDS encoding transcription initiation factor IIB family protein, with protein MTETHIRGYDSEAERDRSTETTSEQESGDEQRTVCPECEGNLVTDTEHGETVCDDCGLVVEQDGIDRGPEWRAFDSSERDSKSRVGAPTTNMMHDKGLSTNIGWQNKDAYGKSLSSRQRQRMQRLRTWNERFRTRDSKERNLKQALGEIDRMASALGLPDNVRETASVIYRRALSENLLPGRSIEGVATAALYAAARQVGNPRSLDEFTAVSRVDKMELTRTYRYVIRELKLEIQPADPGSYVPRFVSRLDLSEETQRVAHELLDSAKEAGITSGKSPVGLAASAVYAAALLSNEKVTQSEVSDVADISEVTIRNRYKELLEASEELTA; from the coding sequence ATGACTGAAACACACATACGCGGCTACGACAGCGAGGCGGAGCGGGACCGATCGACCGAGACGACCAGCGAACAGGAGTCGGGAGACGAACAGCGCACGGTCTGTCCCGAGTGTGAAGGCAACCTCGTGACCGACACGGAACACGGCGAGACGGTCTGTGACGACTGCGGCCTCGTCGTCGAGCAGGACGGGATCGACCGCGGGCCGGAGTGGCGGGCGTTCGATTCGAGCGAGCGCGACAGCAAATCCCGCGTCGGCGCTCCGACGACGAACATGATGCACGACAAGGGGCTCTCGACGAACATCGGCTGGCAGAACAAAGACGCCTACGGGAAGTCGCTTTCAAGCCGTCAGCGCCAGCGAATGCAGCGGCTGCGGACCTGGAACGAACGGTTCCGCACCCGCGACTCGAAGGAGCGCAACCTGAAACAGGCGCTCGGCGAGATCGATCGGATGGCCTCGGCGCTCGGCCTCCCGGACAACGTCCGCGAGACAGCCAGCGTCATCTATCGTCGGGCACTGAGCGAGAACCTGCTTCCGGGCCGGTCCATCGAGGGCGTCGCGACGGCGGCGCTGTACGCCGCCGCCCGACAGGTCGGTAACCCCCGAAGCCTCGACGAGTTCACCGCGGTCTCGCGGGTCGACAAGATGGAACTCACCCGGACGTACCGGTACGTGATCCGAGAGCTCAAATTAGAGATCCAGCCCGCCGACCCCGGCAGTTACGTCCCCCGATTCGTGTCGCGGCTCGACTTATCGGAGGAGACCCAGCGCGTCGCCCACGAACTCCTCGACAGCGCGAAGGAAGCCGGGATCACGAGCGGGAAGTCTCCGGTCGGACTCGCCGCCTCTGCCGTGTACGCGGCCGCGCTGCTCTCGAACGAGAAAGTGACCCAAAGCGAGGTCAGCGACGTCGCCGACATCTCGGAAGTGACCATCCGGAACCGCTACAAGGAGCTCCTCGAAGCGAGCGAGGAGCTGACCGCCTAG
- a CDS encoding UPF0058 family protein: MKKQELIHLHGLLAEVRKQCEFWNEDIDLDAYEELGVKPTSIHKSKTDHKAAVFKLTEGITEPMDESESEPLAPTAD; the protein is encoded by the coding sequence ATGAAGAAGCAGGAGCTCATCCATCTTCACGGCCTCCTCGCAGAAGTACGAAAACAGTGCGAGTTCTGGAACGAAGACATTGACCTGGACGCCTACGAAGAACTCGGCGTCAAACCGACATCGATTCACAAGTCGAAAACCGACCACAAAGCCGCTGTTTTTAAACTGACTGAAGGAATCACCGAGCCGATGGACGAGTCCGAGTCGGAGCCGCTGGCCCCGACCGCAGACTGA
- a CDS encoding DNA-3-methyladenine glycosylase encodes MEHGAIDIADLAGPFDLQATVESGQSYLWNRADGKTYEDLHAHGGDAWYETVVDPIPGVTDERMPVRVRQTGGVHDGTLHWQSSDDVVPLLTHLFRLDDDLDAILDATPDLPLLERAYDAYEGMRLTRDPVFPCLISFICSAQMRVARIHGMQRRLRETYGDTLTLDGNEYRAFPTPDQLASRTEEELRDLSLGYRAPYVRRSAEMVASGEAHPAEAADLPYEEARESLTRFVGVGEKVADCVLLFSLGFLEAVPLDTWIRTTIEEYYPECEGGNYTETSRAIRERFGGEFAGYAQTYVFYYLRAGGE; translated from the coding sequence ATGGAACACGGCGCGATCGACATCGCGGATCTGGCCGGCCCGTTCGACCTGCAGGCGACCGTCGAGAGCGGCCAAAGTTACCTCTGGAATCGCGCCGACGGCAAGACGTACGAGGACCTACACGCTCACGGCGGCGACGCGTGGTACGAGACCGTCGTCGACCCGATACCCGGCGTGACCGACGAGCGGATGCCGGTCAGGGTACGACAAACGGGCGGCGTCCACGACGGGACGCTTCACTGGCAGTCGTCGGACGACGTGGTACCCCTCTTGACGCACCTGTTCCGCCTCGACGACGACCTCGATGCGATCCTCGATGCGACCCCCGACCTCCCGCTCCTCGAACGGGCGTACGACGCCTACGAGGGGATGCGGCTCACGCGCGATCCGGTGTTCCCGTGTCTCATCTCGTTTATTTGCTCGGCACAGATGCGCGTCGCGCGAATCCACGGGATGCAGCGCCGCCTCCGAGAGACCTACGGCGACACCCTAACGCTCGACGGGAACGAGTACCGTGCGTTCCCGACACCGGATCAACTCGCGTCACGGACGGAAGAGGAACTCCGCGACCTCTCCTTAGGGTACCGCGCGCCGTACGTCCGCCGGAGCGCGGAGATGGTCGCCTCCGGCGAGGCACACCCCGCGGAGGCGGCGGACCTCCCCTACGAGGAGGCGCGCGAGTCGCTGACGCGGTTCGTGGGCGTCGGCGAGAAGGTCGCGGACTGCGTGCTGTTGTTCTCGCTCGGGTTCCTCGAAGCCGTCCCGCTCGACACCTGGATACGAACGACGATAGAGGAGTACTACCCGGAGTGTGAGGGCGGGAACTACACCGAGACGTCGCGCGCGATCCGCGAGCGGTTTGGGGGTGAGTTTGCGGGCTACGCTCAGACGTACGTCTTCTACTATCTCCGTGCCGGCGGCGAGTAG
- a CDS encoding SRPBCC family protein — translation MPTYRRTTRVPAPLDEVWAFHSTIDGLRELTPAWMNLQIPEVRGPDGAVDPETLVEGSRIEMSMRPFGVGPRQRWTSVITERVPDGERQPDGRAQFVDEMSGGPFRTWEHTHAFYADGEETLLVDTVAYRLPLGPLGDAAGPFAKVGFEGMFRDRHRRTVDRFES, via the coding sequence ATGCCAACGTATCGCCGGACGACCCGCGTACCAGCCCCGCTCGACGAGGTGTGGGCGTTTCACTCCACGATCGACGGCCTCCGTGAACTCACGCCCGCGTGGATGAACCTGCAGATTCCGGAGGTCAGAGGGCCAGACGGAGCGGTAGATCCGGAGACCCTCGTCGAGGGGTCGCGGATCGAGATGTCGATGCGGCCGTTCGGCGTCGGCCCGCGCCAACGCTGGACTTCGGTGATCACCGAGCGCGTTCCCGACGGAGAGCGTCAGCCGGACGGCCGCGCTCAGTTCGTCGACGAGATGTCCGGCGGGCCGTTCCGGACGTGGGAACACACACACGCGTTTTACGCCGACGGCGAGGAGACGCTGCTCGTCGATACCGTCGCGTACCGACTTCCGCTCGGTCCGCTGGGCGACGCGGCGGGACCGTTCGCGAAGGTCGGCTTCGAGGGTATGTTCCGAGACCGGCACCGCCGGACCGTCGATCGGTTCGAATCGTAG
- a CDS encoding GAF domain-containing sensor histidine kinase, producing the protein MHRRSAVTYVGADPETRARVSRAVDAAWDGSRIPDFHPVEPERLLTAADDPDDRLLAGTAGIVTAASALADSAVADRLTETPDRIPVIVLLEGVTVESFRLAVRADADDVVADPDAASDPLADRLAAVIEPEQVRFGSDDANRLREVLLDSGSTLMSTRSDEVDTKISWTMENVGETAELDRIVCYLRDSDVEAFDPSYAWCPDGCDPHVRSLAEFPDGDRLSTFENVVHSSSPAESSPWSAAESREARERETEPPATVHVPLVADWDLVGVLAFETDAWRVWTDEEVALYRTFADLIAYTIARNDRRLELRRRTEQLEQFSAVVSHDLRNPLNVLSGYLEMVESEVSPSTYEPMDRAVTRMETLIDNLLMLARRGETIGETEPTSVVAVAEEAWQTIRAPDATLTIEDDIGSVRADPIRFRQVFENLFRNAIDHVGPSVAIEIGTRAGDSGAGMYVADDGPGIEPDVRDSLFDPGFSTADSSGIGLAIVERIVDAHGWDVNVKNDDGAVFELDFETEAAVSPA; encoded by the coding sequence ATGCATCGGCGCTCCGCTGTAACCTACGTCGGAGCCGACCCGGAGACGCGAGCGCGCGTGTCGCGTGCGGTAGACGCGGCGTGGGATGGGTCTCGGATTCCCGATTTCCATCCGGTAGAGCCGGAACGGCTACTAACCGCCGCAGACGACCCGGACGACCGGCTCCTTGCCGGAACCGCCGGTATCGTTACAGCGGCTAGTGCGCTCGCAGATTCGGCCGTCGCCGATCGTCTCACAGAAACACCGGACCGCATCCCAGTCATCGTTCTTCTTGAAGGCGTTACGGTCGAATCGTTCCGGCTCGCGGTCCGGGCGGACGCCGACGATGTCGTCGCGGACCCTGACGCTGCGAGCGACCCCCTCGCCGATCGGTTAGCCGCGGTGATAGAACCGGAACAGGTTCGGTTCGGGTCGGACGACGCAAACAGACTCCGTGAAGTCCTGTTAGACTCCGGCTCGACGCTAATGAGCACGCGGTCCGACGAGGTGGACACGAAGATCAGCTGGACGATGGAAAACGTCGGGGAAACCGCCGAACTGGACCGGATCGTCTGTTACCTCCGTGACTCCGACGTGGAGGCGTTCGACCCGTCGTACGCGTGGTGTCCCGACGGGTGTGACCCTCACGTCCGGTCACTCGCCGAGTTTCCGGACGGGGACCGCCTCTCGACGTTCGAGAACGTCGTTCACTCGTCGTCCCCGGCGGAGTCGTCTCCCTGGTCGGCCGCCGAGAGTCGCGAGGCACGCGAGCGGGAGACCGAGCCGCCGGCGACCGTCCACGTGCCTCTCGTCGCCGACTGGGATCTGGTCGGAGTGCTGGCCTTCGAGACCGACGCGTGGCGCGTGTGGACCGACGAGGAGGTCGCCCTCTACCGGACGTTCGCCGATCTCATCGCCTACACCATCGCGCGCAACGACCGTCGACTGGAACTGCGTCGGCGGACGGAACAGCTCGAGCAGTTCAGCGCCGTCGTCTCACACGATCTCAGAAACCCGCTCAACGTGCTCTCGGGCTACCTGGAGATGGTCGAAAGCGAGGTGTCGCCGTCGACGTACGAGCCGATGGATCGTGCGGTGACGCGGATGGAGACGCTTATCGACAACCTCCTCATGTTAGCCAGACGCGGGGAGACGATCGGTGAGACCGAACCGACCTCGGTCGTCGCCGTCGCCGAAGAGGCGTGGCAGACGATCCGCGCGCCGGACGCGACCCTGACGATCGAAGACGACATCGGAAGCGTCCGTGCCGACCCGATCCGCTTCCGACAGGTGTTCGAGAACCTCTTCAGAAACGCTATCGACCACGTCGGCCCCAGCGTCGCCATCGAGATCGGGACGCGAGCCGGCGACTCCGGTGCCGGAATGTACGTCGCCGACGACGGACCAGGGATCGAGCCCGACGTACGCGACTCGCTTTTCGACCCTGGGTTTTCGACCGCCGACAGTTCGGGTATCGGCCTCGCTATCGTCGAACGGATCGTGGACGCACACGGCTGGGACGTCAACGTCAAGAACGACGACGGAGCGGTGTTCGAACTCGACTTCGAGACGGAAGCCGCGGTTTCTCCGGCCTAA
- a CDS encoding DMT family transporter has product MADAPRVSPIIGLVVAVTAVSSGAILVRLSGAPSSIAAFYRVLFTTVPLAPIAVWRYRTQLAAITRRDLGFATLSGVALALHFAAWFESLAWTSVAASVTLVQAQPVFVALGAWLLLRERVTTRMAVGIAIAVAGMVAMSLGDLLGGVLVGPRPIYGNGLALFGAVMAAGYVLAGRSIRQRVALVPYVVVVYGICTLSLLAIVLLEGHSLTGYPPTEWALFLGLAVGPGLLGHTVVNWALAHLESSVVSVSLLGEPVGATLLAFVFLSEAPTLATLVGGAVVLGGITLTATGRGT; this is encoded by the coding sequence ATGGCGGACGCCCCCCGTGTCTCACCGATCATCGGACTCGTTGTCGCGGTGACCGCAGTGAGTAGCGGGGCGATTCTCGTCCGGCTTAGCGGGGCGCCGAGCTCGATTGCTGCGTTCTACCGCGTACTGTTTACGACCGTTCCGCTAGCGCCCATCGCAGTCTGGCGGTATCGGACGCAACTCGCAGCTATCACGCGCCGCGACCTCGGATTCGCGACGCTGTCCGGCGTGGCGCTCGCGTTGCACTTCGCCGCGTGGTTCGAGAGTCTCGCGTGGACGAGCGTCGCAGCGAGCGTGACGCTCGTCCAGGCCCAACCGGTGTTCGTCGCCCTCGGCGCGTGGCTGCTCTTACGCGAGCGAGTGACGACTCGGATGGCCGTCGGGATCGCGATCGCCGTCGCTGGCATGGTGGCGATGTCACTCGGCGACCTGCTCGGAGGCGTGCTGGTGGGCCCGAGACCGATATACGGCAACGGGCTGGCGCTCTTCGGTGCCGTGATGGCCGCCGGATACGTACTCGCGGGTCGCTCGATTCGCCAACGGGTCGCGCTCGTTCCGTACGTGGTAGTCGTCTATGGGATCTGTACGCTCTCGCTTCTCGCGATCGTCCTACTCGAGGGCCACAGTCTAACGGGCTATCCGCCGACCGAGTGGGCGCTTTTCCTCGGCCTCGCCGTGGGGCCGGGATTGCTGGGCCACACCGTCGTCAACTGGGCGCTCGCCCACCTCGAATCGAGCGTCGTCTCCGTGTCGCTACTCGGAGAACCGGTCGGCGCGACGCTCCTCGCGTTCGTGTTCCTCTCGGAAGCGCCAACGCTCGCGACGCTCGTCGGCGGGGCGGTCGTCCTCGGCGGAATCACGCTCACCGCGACCGGACGCGGGACGTAA
- a CDS encoding TATA-box-binding protein, whose product MTNPADSIEIQNVVASTGIGQELDLEALAEDLPGADFNPDNFPGLVYRTQEPKAAALIFRSGKIVCTGAKSIDDVHEALGIIFEKLRGLQIPVEDDPEITVQNIVSSADLGHNLNLNALAIGLGLEDVEYEPEQFPGLVYRMDEPEVVILLFGSGKIVITGGKRTDDAEEAVEEIVERIEGLGLLG is encoded by the coding sequence ATGACGAACCCTGCAGACTCGATCGAGATCCAGAACGTAGTTGCATCGACGGGGATCGGCCAAGAACTCGATTTAGAAGCGCTCGCTGAGGACCTTCCGGGTGCGGATTTCAATCCAGACAACTTCCCCGGTCTCGTGTACCGGACGCAAGAACCGAAAGCCGCGGCCCTCATCTTCCGGTCGGGAAAGATCGTCTGCACGGGTGCAAAAAGCATCGACGATGTCCACGAGGCGCTCGGGATCATCTTCGAGAAGCTCCGCGGGCTGCAGATCCCGGTGGAAGACGATCCGGAAATCACCGTCCAGAACATCGTCTCCAGCGCTGACCTCGGTCACAACCTCAACCTCAACGCGCTCGCGATCGGACTTGGCCTCGAAGACGTTGAGTACGAACCAGAGCAGTTCCCCGGTCTCGTGTACCGGATGGACGAGCCGGAAGTCGTGATCTTGCTCTTCGGGAGCGGAAAAATCGTCATCACCGGCGGGAAGCGGACCGACGATGCCGAGGAGGCCGTCGAAGAGATCGTCGAACGGATCGAAGGGCTCGGTCTGCTGGGATAG
- a CDS encoding Cdc6/Cdc18 family protein produces MDAADDLFTREDPIFANKELLEISHLPGEGRIVGRDDEISNLATAVNPAIFGQSPSNVLIYGKTGTGKSLCAKYVSKRLVSTAGEEGVNATFAYVDCAQDTTETQAVQTIADAVNDPDATGINVPDKGLSTSTYYKRLWRILDQRYDVVLIILDEIDKLDDDAILMQLSRAGEAGKITDCKLGVVGISNKIQYKDRMDERVKSSLCEREFVFPPYDANQLREIMQARADAFHDDVLEPSTIPRAAALAAREHGDARKAIDILRYAGEIAQSNGDPTVKEEFVTQARERAETDRFRELIRGSTPHSRYVLQALALLSLSSGRQDGFRTSRVYEIYENICRQEGSDSLSLRRVRDLLKEHAFLDIIEQSKHSGGSAEGSYTKHQLLEDPSVVKEVLTEDDS; encoded by the coding sequence ATGGACGCAGCGGACGACCTCTTCACTAGGGAGGACCCGATCTTCGCGAACAAGGAACTCCTCGAGATCAGCCACCTTCCCGGAGAGGGACGGATCGTCGGCCGTGACGACGAGATATCCAACCTCGCGACGGCTGTCAACCCCGCGATCTTCGGACAGAGCCCAAGCAACGTGTTGATCTACGGGAAGACCGGGACCGGGAAGTCGCTCTGTGCAAAGTACGTTTCCAAACGTCTCGTGTCGACGGCGGGCGAGGAGGGCGTCAACGCAACCTTCGCCTACGTCGACTGCGCACAGGACACGACCGAGACGCAGGCCGTCCAGACCATCGCCGACGCGGTGAACGACCCGGACGCCACCGGCATCAACGTCCCGGATAAGGGGCTCTCTACCTCGACGTACTACAAACGGCTCTGGCGGATCCTCGACCAGCGGTACGATGTCGTTCTCATCATCCTCGACGAGATCGACAAACTCGACGACGACGCGATCTTGATGCAGCTGTCTCGGGCCGGTGAGGCCGGGAAGATCACCGACTGCAAACTCGGCGTGGTCGGGATCAGCAACAAGATCCAGTACAAAGACCGCATGGACGAGCGAGTCAAATCCAGCCTCTGTGAACGCGAGTTCGTATTTCCCCCGTACGACGCGAACCAACTTCGCGAGATCATGCAGGCGCGTGCCGACGCGTTCCACGACGACGTGCTTGAACCGTCAACGATCCCGCGCGCCGCCGCGCTCGCCGCACGCGAGCACGGTGACGCCCGCAAAGCGATCGACATCCTCCGTTATGCGGGCGAGATTGCACAGAGCAACGGCGACCCGACGGTCAAAGAGGAGTTCGTCACGCAGGCACGCGAGCGCGCAGAGACAGATCGCTTCCGCGAGCTCATCCGCGGATCGACGCCACACTCCCGGTACGTGTTGCAGGCGCTCGCGTTGCTCTCGCTTTCGAGCGGCCGCCAAGACGGGTTTCGAACCAGTCGCGTGTACGAGATCTACGAGAACATCTGTCGGCAGGAGGGGTCGGACAGCCTCTCGCTTCGCCGCGTTCGAGACCTGCTCAAAGAGCACGCGTTCCTCGACATTATCGAACAGTCCAAACACAGCGGCGGAAGCGCTGAAGGGAGCTACACGAAACACCAGCTGCTGGAGGACCCAAGCGTGGTGAAAGAGGTACTGACTGAAGACGACTCGTAA